The Anopheles coluzzii chromosome 2, AcolN3, whole genome shotgun sequence genome window below encodes:
- the LOC120950231 gene encoding probable medium-chain specific acyl-CoA dehydrogenase, mitochondrial, with amino-acid sequence MALSQFMKLAARPACRALSSKAAPAVDVSSTGPCFALTDEQREIVDLTKKFVREEIIPVAAHHDKTGEYPWAIIKKAWELGLTNSHIPADIGGTEMSIVTSCLVAEQFAYGCTGIMTAIEASGLGQTPVIIAGNKEQQKKYLGRLLEEPLVAAYCVTEPGAGSDVNGVRTRAEKKGDEYILNGQKMWITNGGVANWYFVLARTNPDPKCPASKAFTGFIVERDTPGLTPGRKEQNMGQRASDTRGITFEDVRVPKENVLVGEGAGFKIAMGTFDKTRPPVAAGAVGLAQRCLDEALKYSLERKAFGVPIAAHQAVSFMLADMAIGVETARLITMKSAWEVDQGRRNSYYASIAKCYASDIANKIATDAVQVFGGNGFNSEYPVEKLMRDAKIYQIYEGTSQIQRLIISRNMIDAAKQQA; translated from the exons ATGGCACTGTCCCAG TTTATGAAACTGGCCGCACGTCCAGCATGCCGTGCGCTGTCGTCGAAGGCGGCCCCGGCAGTGGACGTTTCGTCAACCGGGCCCTGCTTTGCGCTGACCGACGAGCAGCGCGAGATCGTGGACCTGACGAAGAAGTTTGTGCGCGAGGAGATCATCCCGGTGGCGGCCCACCACGACAAGACCGGCGAGTACCCGTGGGCCATCATCAAGAAGGCGTGGGAGCTGGGCCTAACCAACAGTCACATCCCGGCCGACATTG GTGGAACTGAAATGTCGATCGTGACGAGCTGCTTGGTGGCGGAACAGTTTGCGTACGGCTGCACCGGCATCATGACCGCCATCGAGGCGAGCGGGCTGGGA CAAACACCCGTCATCATTGCCGGCAACAaggagcagcagaagaagtACCTCGGCCGGCTACTGGAGGAACCGCTCGTGGCGGCCTACTGCGTCACCGAGCCGGGCGCCGGCTCGGACGTGAACGGGGTGAGAACGCGCGCCGAAAAGAAGGGCGACGAGTACATCCTGAACGGGCAGAAGATGTGGATCACGAACGGTGGCGTCGCCAACTGGTACTTTGTGCTGGCCCGCACCAATCCCGACCCGAAGTGTCCCGCCTCGAAAGCGTTCACCGGGTTCATCGTAGAGCGCGATACACCCGGCCTGACGCCCGGCCGCAAGGAGCAAAACATGGGCCAGCGGGCGTCCGACACGCGCGGCATCACGTTCGAGGACGTGCGCGTACCGAAGGAGAACGTGCTGGTGGGCGAAGGGGCGGGCTTCAAGATCGCGATGGGTACGTTCGACAAGACGCGCCCGCCGGTCGCGGCCGGTGCCGTCGGGTTGGCCCAGCGCTGCCTGGACGAGGCGCTGAAGTATTCGCTCGAGCGCAAAGCGTTCGGTGTGCCGATTGCAGCCCACCAGGCAGTTTCGTTCATGCTGGCCGATATGGCGATCGGCGTGGAGACGGCCCGGCTCATCACGATGAAGTCGGCCTGGGAGGTGGACCAGGGCCGCAGGAACAGCTATTACGCCTCGATCGCGAAGTGTTACGCGTCGGACATTGCGAACAAGATTGCGACCGATGCGGTGCAAGTGTTCGGTGGCAACGGATTCAACAGCGAGTACCCGGTGGAGAAGCTGATGCGCGACGCGAAGATTTACCAGATCTACGAGGGCACGTCGCAGATCCAGCGGTTGATCATCTCGCGCAACATGATCGATGCTGCCAAGCAGCAGGCGTAA
- the LOC125906794 gene encoding brachyurin-like gives MKTFALLVALFAVASAEWIDIDWSQVRPIEEFDHYWARLPAELQVYRTKLPSHRIVNGQEATPGQFPYQIALLSNFPTGTGLCGGSVLTNNYILTAAHCVISGASTLALGGTAIIGAHNRDAAEPSQQRIAFSTAGIRAHPGYTLTNIRNDIAVVRLNSPITFTDRIQPARLPARSDTRQFGGFTGTVSGFGRTSDASQATSSVVMFTTNPVLTNADCIAQWNAVVIEPQNVCLSGAGGRSSCNGDSGGPLAVQDGGSLQIGVVSFGSAAGCAIGMPSVYARVSFFLDFIEANSDFVAAA, from the coding sequence ATGAAAACGTTCGCGCTTCTAGTTGCTCTGTTCGCCGTCGCCAGCGCCGAATGGATCGATATCGATTGGTCCCAGGTGCGCCCGATCGAGGAGTTCGATCACTACTGGGCTCGCCTGCCGGCTGAGCTGCAGGTCTACCGCACGAAGCTGCCGTCGCACCGCATCGTCAACGGTCAAGAGGCTACGCCCGGCCAGTTCCCGTACCAGATCGCTCTGCTGAGCAACTTCCCGACCGGTACCGGTCTGTGCGGTGGCTCCGTCCTGACCAACAACTACATCCTGACTGCTGCCCATTGCGTCATCTCTGGCGCTTCGACTCTGGCTCTGGGAGGTACTGCAATCATTGGAGCTCATAACCGCGATGCAGCGGAACCGTCGCAGCAGCGCATTGCCTTCTCGACCGCTGGCATTCGGGCTCATCCGGGTTACACACTGACCAACATCCGCAACGACATTGCCGTCGTGCGCCTGAACTCTCCGATCACCTTCACCGATCGTATCCAGCCTGCCCGTCTGCCGGCCCGCTCGGACACTCGCCAGTTCGGTGGCTTCACCGGTACCGTGTCCGGATTCGGTCGCACCTCGGACGCTAGCCAAGCTACCTCGTCTGTTGTGATGTTCACGACCAATCCGGTCTTGACCAACGCTGATTGCATTGCCCAATGGAACGCTGTCGTGATCGAGCCCCAGAATGTGTGCCTGAGCGGAGCCGGTGGTCGCTCGTCGTGCAACGGTGACTCGGGTGGCCCGCTTGCCGTCCAGGACGGAGGAAGCCTCCAGATCGGTGTTGTGTCATTCGGATCTGCTGCTGGCTGTGCGATCGGCATGCCGTCGGTGTACGCTCGCGTATCGTTCTTCTTGGATTTCATTGAGGCCAACtctgactttgttgctgctgcctaa
- the LOC120951381 gene encoding leucine-rich repeat transmembrane neuronal protein 2-like: MRRWILRMLFLLGTANRMGSMRLQCSKQYCYLYDLTTSEDTFTYQYIPQNVEVLCIENTVMEHIDHAILEGVPSTIQEVIVTNSFALRWISVPRAVKSMMITSTNLRRMDIEANSSLSYLAVSVCDLVKVPDSIKHARGLGWLYITSCKLQGLNMASLCDNVRLGVLSLMRNKIRYVVNTSTRHCGVYDALASVTLSENLLTTVSMELFNVLVRMDGLYLQNNRIRTLAGQLIHGALAELRMDGNKLSSVDLCGWTVPSLASLMLDRNNLTAVPLCVNNFTNTSLLTMRSNRLSNFTIESVAGMSSLRKLDLSCNTLKTVMLSTAHFPADLEMLNIDYNNLEALDLSFVPVRSLEVHVSYNLISSFDACGASRNVSQLLMYDNLIVCAWHTSSVRERDRCNKTDGSVRRLHNEHHREVCYG, encoded by the exons ATGAGGCGCTGGATACTAAG AATGCTCTTCCTTCTCGGCACTGCTAACCGTATGGGCTCGATGCGGCTCCAGTGCTCCAAACAGTATTGCTATCTGTACGATCTTACCACGAGCGAAGATACGTTCACGTATCAGTACATTCCGCAAAACGTCGAAGTGCTGTGCATCGAGAATACGGTGATGGAGCACATTGATCACGCGATACTGGAGGGTGTGCCAAGCACTATCCAGGAGGTGATCGTAACCAACTCGTTCGCACTGAGGTGGATCAGTGTTCCGCGGGCCGTAAAAAGTATGATGATAACTTCTACCAATCTAAGAAGGATGGATATCGAAGCGAACAGTTCGTTGAGCTATTTGGCTGTATCGGTGTGTGATCTGGTGAAGGTACCGGACTCTATCAAACATGCCCGCGGCCTAGGATGGCTGTACATAACATCGTGCAAGCTGCAGGGCCTGAATATGGCGAGTTTGTGCGATAACGTGCGGCTGGGCGTTCTCAGCTTGATGAGGAACAAGATCCGCTACGTGGTGAACACGTCCACGAGGCATTGCGGCGTATACGATGCGCTTGCCAGTGTAACGCTGTCGGAAAACCTGCTCACCACAGTCAGCATGGAGCTGTTCAATGTGCTAGTTCGGATGGATGGTTTGTATCTGCAGAACAACCGAATAAGAACGCTTGCTGGACAGTTGATACACGGCGCACTGGCCGAGCTACGGATGGACGGAAACAAACTATCGAGTGTAGATCTGTGCGGATGGACCGTACCATCGCTGGCCAGCCTTATGTTAGACCGCAACAATCTAACGGCCGTGCCACTGTGTGTCAATAATTTCACAAACACCTCCCTTCTTACCATGCGCTCTAATCGATTGTCCAACTTTACCATCGAGAGTGTTGCCGGTATGAGCAGTTTGCGTAAGTTAGATTTATCGTGCAACACGCTAAAGACGGTTATGTTGAGCACGGCCCATTTTCCGGCCGATCTAGAAATGCTGAACATTGATTACAACAATCTAGAAGCACTGGATCTGTCCTTTGTACCGGTACGTTCGTTGGAGGTGCACGTTTCTTATAATCTAATTTCCAGCTTCGATGCCTGCGGTGCGTCACGCAACGTTTCCCAGCTGTTAATGTACGATAATTTGATTGTCTGTGCGTGGCACACGTCCTCGGTGCGGGAGCGTGATCGGTGCAATAAGACGGACGGATCTGTTCGTCGTTTGCATAACGAGCACCACCGTGAGGTCTGCTATGGTTAG
- the LOC120949929 gene encoding brachyurin-like, whose protein sequence is MKTFALLVALFAAANADIDWSKVRPIEEFDHYWARLPQELQIYRYAQPSHRVVNGQEATPGQFPYQIALLSNFLIGTGLCGGSVLTNNYVLTAAHCVIMGTSTVALGGNAIMGAHNRDAPEPSQQIIAFTSAGISAHPGYSSANIRNDIAVVRLNSPITFTDRIQPARLPARSDTRQFGGFTGTVSGFGRTSDASQATSSVVMFTSNPVMTNADCIAQWNAVLIEPQNVCMSGEGGRSACNGDSGGPLAVQDGGSLQVGVVSFGSAAGCAIGMPSVYARVSFFLDFIEANSDFVAAA, encoded by the coding sequence ATGAAAACGTTCGCGCTTCTAGTTGCCCTGTTCGCTGCGGCCAACGCCGACATCGATTGGTCGAAGGTGCGCCCGATCGAGGAATTCGACCACTACTGGGCCCGTCTGCCGCAGGAGCTGCAGATCTACCGGTATGCTCAACCGTCGCACCGTGTCGTCAACGGCCAGGAGGCTACGCCCGGCCAGTTCCCGTACCAGATCGCTCTGCTGAGCAACTTCCTCATCGGTACCGGTCTGTGCGGTGGCTCCGTCCTGACCAACAACTACGTCCTCACTGCTGCTCATTGTGTTATCATGGGCACTTCGACTGTGGCTCTGGGAGGTAACGCCATCATGGGAGCTCACAACCGTGACGCTCCGGAACCGTCGCAGCAGATTATTGCTTTCACGTCCGCGGGCATCAGTGCTCACCCTGGCTACTCTTCGGCGAACATCCGCAACGACATTGCCGTCGTGCGCCTGAACTCTCCGATCACCTTCACCGATCGTATCCAGCCTGCCCGTCTGCCGGCCCGCTCGGACACCCGCCAGTTCGGTGGCTTCACCGGTACCGTGTCCGGATTCGGACGCACCTCGGACGCTAGCCAGGCTACCTCGTCTGTTGTGATGTTCACCAGCAACCCGGTCATGACCAATGCTGACTGTATTGCCCAATGGAACGCTGTCCTGATCGAGCCCCAGAATGTGTGCATGAGCGGTGAGGGTGGTCGCTCGGCCTGCAACGGTGACTCGGGTGGCCCGCTTGCCGTCCAGGACGGAGGAAGCCTCCAGGTCGGTGTTGTGTCGTTCGGATCTGCTGCTGGCTGTGCGATCGGCATGCCGTCGGTGTACGCTCGCGTATCGTTCTTCTTGGATTTCATTGAGGCCAACtctgactttgttgctgctgcctaa
- the LOC120952509 gene encoding brachyurin-like has product MKTFALLVALFAVASAEWIDIDWSQVRPIEEFDHYWARLPAELQVYRTKLPSHRITNGQEATPGQFPYQIALLSNFATGTGLCGGSVLTNNYILTAAHCVISGATTLATSGTAIMGAHNRNVNEPTQQRIGFTSAGIRAHPGYNPTNIRNDIAVVRLNSPITFTARIQPIRLPGRSDTRQFGGFTGTVSGFGRTTNTGATSPVVMFTSNPVMTNADCIARWNTALIQPQNVCLSGDGGRSSCNGDSGGPLTVQDGGSLQIGIVSFGSAAGCSIGMPSVYARVSFYLDWIDANSDFNAQP; this is encoded by the coding sequence ATGAAAACGTTCGCGCTTCTAGTTGCTCTATTCGCTGTCGCCAGCGCCGAATGGATCGATATCGATTGGTCCCAGGTGCGCCCGATCGAGGAGTTCGATCACTACTGGGCTCGCCTGCCGGCTGAGCTGCAGGTCTACCGCACGAAGCTGCCGTCGCACCGCATCACCAATGGCCAGGAGGCTACGCCCGGCCAGTTCCCGTACCAGATCGCTCTGCTGAGCAACTTCGCGACCGGTACCGGTCTGTGCGGTGGCTCTGTCCTCACCAACAACTACATCCTGACCGCTGCTCACTGCGTCATCTCGGGCGCTACGACCCTGGCCACGAGCGGTACCGCCATCATGGGAGCTCACAACCGCAACGTGAACGAGCCCACCCAGCAGCGCATCGGCTTCACCTCCGCTGGCATCCGTGCCCATCCGGGATACAATCCGACCAACATCCGCAACGACATTGCCGTCGTGCGCCTGAACTCTCCGATCACCTTCACCGCTCGCATCCAGCCGATCCGTCTGCCGGGCCGCTCGGATACCCGCCAGTTCGGTGGATTCACCGGTACCGTGTCCGGATTCGGACGTACCACCAACACCGGCGCTACCTCGCCCGTCGTGATGTTCACCAGCAACCCGGTCATGACCAACGCTGACTGTATTGCGCGCTGGAACACCGCCCTGATCCAGCCCCAGAACGTGTGCCTGAGCGGAGACGGTGGTCGCTCGTCGTGCAACGGTGACTCGGGTGGCCCGCTCACTGTCCAGGACGGTGGAAGCCTCCAGATCGGTATTGTGTCGTTCGGATCTGCTGCCGGCTGCTCGATCGGTATGCCGTCGGTGTACGCCCGCGTGTCCTTCTACCTGGACTGGATCGATGCCAACTCGGACTTCAACGCCCAGCCTTAA